The stretch of DNA ATTGAAACTCATTCAATGGAGTTACACGAAAAGATACCAAGTGAAAGCTATTTTTGATGAATTTCCAAATATGATTCTCGTATTCAGGACGATAGGGTCCTATTATTTTATATTTACTACAAAAGGATCGATAGACAATCGATATCCAACTAGAAAAGATTATGTTGAAATGGAACTGTTGGTAAATGAGCAGCTGCAAACGCTGCAATCCTACATAAATCGCAAGTCACCACTCGAAATGAAGTGGGTTGACGAATGGTTGCAAAAAAAAGAACTTCCACTTACACAATTGGAAGTCCTTTCTCATAAAGAATAATTTGCTTGCGTCCAAGCGATTTTGCGATGTAAAGCGCTTGGTCTGCACGTTTCAATAAATCTTCCAGTGATTGCTGGATATCATATTCATGCACACCAGCCGAAAATGATAACGGTACTGGATCCATTCGGTATTTCAACAATTCTTCATTGCAGCAATCTTGTATTGAAAGTAATTGACGGTGAATTTCCTGCGTGTTGCTGTTTTGAAAAAGAATAATAAATTCTTCTCCCCCCCACCTCGCAACGACATTCAGATCATGAATTTCCCGTCTTAATAGGCTGGCAAAAGTTTGGAGGGCAATATCCCCAAATGTATGCCCGTATTGATCGTTGATGTTCTTGAAATGATCCAGATCCAATATCGCCAAAGTAAAAGACTGTCCGCTCACTTCAAAACGATTTTGAGCCTTACGGATTTCCTCCACCATTTTCCGTCGATTAAATAGTGACGTTAAGTGATCGGTAATGGAAAGCTCCTTTACTTGTTCGACCAAACGTTCCAACTCCTCATGGCTCCTATGAAGCAAAATCTCAATTTCTTTTCGCTCGGTAATATCGATATGTGTCCAATCATGCGCTTTGCGAATCCTCGATTGTCACGCTCCACCGATTTTCCACGACCCAAAACCCAACGATTTTGGAGATATATGTTCTACTTCTTGTTTTCCGTTATCCAATACCCGGTGCATAAAAATTATTGGTCCATTCCAAGTCATTTCATGAAAAAGCGTTTCAAACACTTTTTCCATATTACCCATAATACACCAACTATCTAATACACTTATTATAACTGAAAGCAAAAATTAAGGCTACCTAATTAAGGTATACCAATCACGTGCATCCTGTATTTCCTTCATTGTCAATTGGTGTCCGTTGTTATACCATTTTTCCTGAACTTTAGCTCCTTGAACACGTAATACATCAATTAACTCCTGCGTTTCTTTTTGAGGAATAATGGGATCGTTCGTTCCTGCCCCAATAAAAATATGTGCATTCTGTATTTCTTTAACTGTGTTGTTTCGATATGGCACCATTGCATGGAATAAAATCGCTCGATCGACAATTTTCTCATGTTTCATCAGCAATGTTGCTGCAATATTTGCTCCATTGGAATAGCCAATAACTGTGACTAGGTCAGTGTTCGGTGCATAATGAGATAAAGCTTCCTTTAGGAACGTATGGAGTTCTTCTGCACGGTCAAACAAATCTTTCTCGTCAAAAATACCTTCTGCTAGACGTCGGAAGTATCGTGGCATGCCCCCCTCCAAAACATTTCCACGAACTCCAAGTAAGGATGCTGTCGGATCGATATGTTTTCCCACATTAATCAAATCATGTTCATTTCCACCTGTACCGTGTAGCAATATCAAGACGTTTTTTTTATTTGTTCCTTCAATAAATATGTGTTGATGTGTTTCATTCATCGTTATCCCCTCCTTCTTTTTATTTTATCTTGAATTCAAGATATATTCCACTCTTAAAGTTTGAGCATTCTTATACCCTTTCATGATATAATAGAAGCATTGTGAAAAATAAGGAGGTTCAAACATGATTGCTGTAAGTAATGTAAGTTTACGCTTCGGAGATCGTAAGCTTTTCGAAGACGTCAATATAAAATTCAACCCAGGTAACTGTTACGGATTAATTGGTGCTAACGGTGCGGGGAAATCAACTTTTATTAAAATCTTATCAGGTGACATTGATACACAAGAAGGTAATGTCATCATGAACCCGAACGAACGTATGGCTGTCCTAAAACAAAATCACTTCGAATATGAAGAGTATCCTGTTTTGGAAACAGTTATGATGGGTCATAAACGTTTGTATGAAGTCATGAATGAAAAGAATGCCATCTATATGAAAGAAGATTTCTCTGATGAAGATGGCATGCGTGCTGCTGAACTTGAAGGTGAGTTTGCTGACATGAACGGATGGGAAGCTGAATCTGAAGCGGCTATCCTTCTTCAAGGTTTGGGAATTGGTGAAGAATTCCACACGAAAAAAATGGCAGATTTAACTGGTTCTGAAAAAGTGAAAGTGCTATTGGCACAAGCTCTATTCGGCAAACCTGATGTACTTTTACTCGATGAGCCTACTAACCATCTGGACTTAAAAGCGATTCAATGGTTGGAAGAATTCCTAATCAACTTTGAAAACACTGTTATCGTCGTTTCCCATGACCGTCACTTCCTTAATAAAGTTTGTACACATATTGCCGATCTTGATTTCGGTAAAATTCAAGTGTATGTCGGAAACTATGATTTCTGGTATGAGTCAAGCCAATTGGCATTAAAAATGTCTCAAGATCAGAACAGTAAAAAAGAAGAGAAAATCAAAGAACTTCAAGCGTTCATTGCACGATTTAGTGCCAATGCCTCGAAGTCTAAGCAAGCTACTTCTCGTAAAAAAATGTTGGATAAAATCGAATTGGACGATATCCGACCTTCATCACGTAAGTATCCATATGTAAACTTCCAAATGGGCCGTGACATCGGAAATGATGTATTGTCCGTTCAAGATATTACAATGGAACATGAAGGCCAAACATTATTTAAAAACATTCATTTCTCCGTAAATAAAGATGACAAAATCATCTTGATCGGTGATCCAATTGCAAAATCTTCTTTACTACGTGTATTGGCTGAAGAAGTGCAACCTGTTGAAGGTTCAATTCGTTGGGGTGTCACAACTACTCGTTCATACTTCCCTATCGACTACAGTGAATACTTCACTGGAAAAGAAAATTCTTTAGTTGATTGGTTACGCCAATATTCTCCAGATGACGAAAGCGAAACTTTCTTACGAGGGTTCCTTGGACGCATGTTGTTCTCTGGCGAAGAAGTAAAGAAAAAACCTGCTGTACTATCAGGTGGAGAAAAAGTTCGTTGTATGCTTTCTAAAATGATGTTAGCCAACGCTAACGTTTTACTGTTGGATGAACCGACTAACCACTTAGACTTGGAATCAATTCAAGCACTGAACAATGGATTAATTGCTTTCAAAGGCGCAATGATTTTCACTTCTCATGACCATCAGTTCATTCAAACAATTGCTAATCGTGTAATTGAAATCATGCCTGATGGATCAATTTTGGATAAACAATTATCATTTGATGAATTTTTAGAGTGGAAAGAAGCACAAGGAATTAAATCATAATACAGATAAAAGTGCGAAGGAATTTCTCCTTCGCACTTTTTAATTTGATTTTTTTATAAATCGACCAAGTAATGATCGTGCAGGTAATTTACCGAGCAGTCCATCGCTGGTTTCGGAAATTTTTTTCAAGGCATCCAGTAACTTTTGATCACCAACCCAGTGCTCTTCCAGTATTTCAGGAGAAAATTTATTCAATAGTAAATTTACAACGAACGTGGCCACTATGATGTCATCAATAAATCCACCTGGCCCAATCAAACCTTCAGGTATTACATCAATTGGTGCAATAAAATACAAAATCCCACTTCCGATTAAAGCTTTGCTTTTCCCGTCAATGCGTTGATCCAGCATGGATTTTGTGAGCAAATGAAACAAATCAGGTGCAAATAATAAATACGGCGCAAATTTACTCGCACCACCTGAGCGTGTTGCTAAAAATGTGGTAATTTTTTCGCGTAATTTTTCATAAAAGTCCTGTTGTTTTCTTGGTGTAGGCAGTTCATGTTTCAGTTCATATTGTGTCATGATCATTCTCCTTCCATACCAGTTACTATACCAAAAAAACAGAAGGTTGAAACGTTTCGACCCTTTCAAACGTCTACTGTATAAATTACTTAGAGGAGGTCCATGATATGTCAGCATTCAAATTTCCCATAGTTTTGGTGTTAATGCTCCTATTAAGTGCTTGTAGTGAAAAATCTACAGATGACTCCCCTATTGTCACCGGTACTCCATCAGACGAAATTCGAGAAGAAGTTCCTCAGACCGAAGATTCTGCTGAAGAAAAAATCGATCTAAAACGATTTTTCATGAAGGATGGATCTGTTGCAAAATATTTAGGTGACGGCAACGAATATGCCAGTTATCAGGCACGCACTCAATGGCACAATGATAATACAGTATCAATATATGAGGATAACGGTGGCACAGTCGTAATCCGCACTTATCGAATTACAGAGGATTCGATTCATTTAATTAAAGAGCAGGCTGAGTATTATGAAACATACTCTCCTACCGATGAAGAACTGCAGTCGTTACCAATCATTTCCACAATTCTTCAAACACCAATTGAACCAGGAACAACGTTTGATGAATGGACAGTCGTAAGTATTGACCAAACACTTGAGACGCCATACACAACGTTTGACGATGTCATTGTGTTAGAGAAAACGGACGAAAGTGGTGCGGTCCAACGTAAATATTTTGTTCAAGATTTCGGTGAAATCAAACGGGAATTTATCATGCAGGACAACGATACAGAATTCAGCGTGACTTCTACGCTTGAGTCTATAGACTGATTCATGCTGGATTTTATATAAGGCTTTGTTAAATGTTATGGTTGTTTATCGTACATTTGCGCTTGCCGCATGAGCCAACAAGTATGAAAACCACATACTTGCAGTCTCATTCTTCGAAAGATCTGATCCAGCGGTTACTCGTCGCAAATGAAATCTTCGTTTTATTTTAATATCGACAACATTAATTAATATGGTGTTCGATAATCTGTTAATCATATTGTTAATAGTAAAGGAGTGCCACTACTGCGGTAAAACCCCGCAGTGAGTACAAAGGAACGAAGGCTAATAACGCCACCTCCCTGCTCCTGCGGTTACTCGTCGCAAAGAATAAGACTGCTCCTGCGGTTACTCGTCGCAAAGAATAAGACTGCTCCTGCGGTTACTCGTCAGAAAATGCAATTTTGTGGCAACGCCTTCGCGACCAACATCCTGTTGGCCCGAGGAGGCTTGCTAGTTCGTCCGCGGAAAGGGCACAGATTCCATTTTTTAAGAAATCAACCGTGAAAGTTATCAAAGACATAAACAAAAAAAGAAGAGGCAATCCGATTTCGGAAGCCTCTTTTACATTGTTAAATTAAACTTTAGTTACATTAGCAGCTTGTGGTCCGCGGTTGCCATCGACAACTTCGAACTCAACTTTTTGGCCTTCATCAAGTGTTTTGAAGCCATCTC from Paenisporosarcina sp. FSL H8-0542 encodes:
- a CDS encoding GGDEF domain-containing protein; translated protein: MERLVEQVKELSITDHLTSLFNRRKMVEEIRKAQNRFEVSGQSFTLAILDLDHFKNINDQYGHTFGDIALQTFASLLRREIHDLNVVARWGGEEFIILFQNSNTQEIHRQLLSIQDCCNEELLKYRMDPVPLSFSAGVHEYDIQQSLEDLLKRADQALYIAKSLGRKQIILYEKGLPIV
- a CDS encoding alpha/beta hydrolase, yielding MNETHQHIFIEGTNKKNVLILLHGTGGNEHDLINVGKHIDPTASLLGVRGNVLEGGMPRYFRRLAEGIFDEKDLFDRAEELHTFLKEALSHYAPNTDLVTVIGYSNGANIAATLLMKHEKIVDRAILFHAMVPYRNNTVKEIQNAHIFIGAGTNDPIIPQKETQELIDVLRVQGAKVQEKWYNNGHQLTMKEIQDARDWYTLIR
- a CDS encoding ATP-binding cassette domain-containing protein, producing the protein MIAVSNVSLRFGDRKLFEDVNIKFNPGNCYGLIGANGAGKSTFIKILSGDIDTQEGNVIMNPNERMAVLKQNHFEYEEYPVLETVMMGHKRLYEVMNEKNAIYMKEDFSDEDGMRAAELEGEFADMNGWEAESEAAILLQGLGIGEEFHTKKMADLTGSEKVKVLLAQALFGKPDVLLLDEPTNHLDLKAIQWLEEFLINFENTVIVVSHDRHFLNKVCTHIADLDFGKIQVYVGNYDFWYESSQLALKMSQDQNSKKEEKIKELQAFIARFSANASKSKQATSRKKMLDKIELDDIRPSSRKYPYVNFQMGRDIGNDVLSVQDITMEHEGQTLFKNIHFSVNKDDKIILIGDPIAKSSLLRVLAEEVQPVEGSIRWGVTTTRSYFPIDYSEYFTGKENSLVDWLRQYSPDDESETFLRGFLGRMLFSGEEVKKKPAVLSGGEKVRCMLSKMMLANANVLLLDEPTNHLDLESIQALNNGLIAFKGAMIFTSHDHQFIQTIANRVIEIMPDGSILDKQLSFDEFLEWKEAQGIKS
- a CDS encoding DUF1232 domain-containing protein, which gives rise to MTQYELKHELPTPRKQQDFYEKLREKITTFLATRSGGASKFAPYLLFAPDLFHLLTKSMLDQRIDGKSKALIGSGILYFIAPIDVIPEGLIGPGGFIDDIIVATFVVNLLLNKFSPEILEEHWVGDQKLLDALKKISETSDGLLGKLPARSLLGRFIKKSN